A window of Nonomuraea angiospora genomic DNA:
ACCTGCGGGCGACCACGCCGCGGCGCACCTCCGTCGGCTCGCTGGCGGCGATGGTCGGCCTGAGCACGTCCCAGCTCGGCGCCCTGTTCCGGGAGCAGCTCGGGGTCTCTCCGCTGAAGTACCAGACGCAGCTGCGCATGGCGCGCGCACGGGAGCTGCTGGACAACTCCGGCCTCACGGTCAGGGCCATCGCCCGCGAGGCCGGATACGACGACGCGCTGTACTTCTCCCGCAAGTTCGCGAGCGTCCACGGGCTCGCGCCCACCGCGTACCGCAACCGCGCGCGCTGAGCCGCGTCATGCGGGTCTACCTCACACCGACGGCGGGCGGTCCGGCCAGACCGCCGCCGCCGGGCGCTCTCCCCGCTCGGCCAGGGCCCACCGCACCAGAGCGGCCGTGCTGCGCCGGGCCGACGTTCTGGCGGGCCCCGTACGGCAGCGGCCGGTCCGGATGCCGGCGTGCCGGCCACGGGGGGGGACGGCGTACGTCGGCGTGCCGACGATGACCTTGAGGCCGCGCTGATGCGCCTCGTCGATCACCCGGCTCGGCGCGGCGAAACCGATCTCTTGAAGATCATGGCGGAGAACGGGATGGACATCGTCCGGCCGCGCCTCTACAACGACACCGGCCCCGATCACCCGCGGGTCGGGTATCCCGGCCACTACCTGCCCGAGGGCTACCAGGACGAGGAGGACATCCTCGACCTCGCCCGGCGCGCCACCCGGTACGGGATGCGGATCCAGCTGACGTTCCACTACAGCGACTACTGGACCAACGGCGAGATCCAGGACATCCCCAAGGACTGGCGCGACGTCACGGACCTGCCCCGGGACCAGTCCGTCGACAAGCTGGAGAGCCACGTCTACGACTACACCAGGTCCTTCCTCCAGCGCATGGCCGCCCAGGGCACGCCCCCGGCCTTCGTCTCGCTCGGCAACGAGATGCAGGGCGGGCTGCTCTTCCCCTACGGCTACTCCTACACCGCCGACGGCGCGCCGGCGCTGGCCCGGTTCCTCAAGGCGGGCTACCGCGCCACCAAGGAGGTGTCGCCGGACACGCAGGTCATCATCCACATCCACGACGCCGGGGACTACGACGAGTACCGCTGGTTCTACGGCCTGCTCAACCAGCTCGGCGTCCCGTACGACCTCATCGGCTCGTCCTACTACCCGTTCTGGACCCGCCGCGACATCCCCACCGTCGTGCGGTTCTTCGACACCATCAGCCGGGAGTTCAACAAGAAGATCATGGTGATGGAGACCGGCATCAACTGGAACCCAGTCACCCACGAAGGTCTCGAGGGCCAGCTCCACGACAACGGCCCCGTGCCTTACGGGGAGACGCCCGCCGGGCAGCGCGACTTCCTCTACGAGCTGTTCGCCGCCCTCAAGAGCGTGCCCGACGGCGCCGTGATCGGCGATCTCTACTGGGACCCCGTCATGATCCCGGCGCCCGGGGTCGGCTGGGAGGTCGGCGAGCCGAACTTCGTCAGCAACACGACCCTGTTCGACTTCAGCGGCAAGGCGTTGCCCGCGCTGAAGGCGTACCGCTACAACATCGACGGCGGGCGCTGACCGACCCGGCGTGGGGCGCGCCCTCCCAGGCCCGCCCCACCCGGTGCCAGCCCGCGACCAGCGCGGCCGGGCCGTCGCGCCCGGCCCTGCGCGCCCGGCCCTGCGTGGTCAGCCCTGCGTGGTCAGCCCTGCGTGGTCAGCCCTGCGTGGTCAGCCCGGCTTGGTCAGCCCGGCTTGGTCAGCCGGTGACCGGCAGGGCCAGCCCGGCGGCGCCGGCGGCGGAGCAG
This region includes:
- a CDS encoding glycosyl hydrolase 53 family protein, whose amino-acid sequence is MRLVDHPARRGETDLLKIMAENGMDIVRPRLYNDTGPDHPRVGYPGHYLPEGYQDEEDILDLARRATRYGMRIQLTFHYSDYWTNGEIQDIPKDWRDVTDLPRDQSVDKLESHVYDYTRSFLQRMAAQGTPPAFVSLGNEMQGGLLFPYGYSYTADGAPALARFLKAGYRATKEVSPDTQVIIHIHDAGDYDEYRWFYGLLNQLGVPYDLIGSSYYPFWTRRDIPTVVRFFDTISREFNKKIMVMETGINWNPVTHEGLEGQLHDNGPVPYGETPAGQRDFLYELFAALKSVPDGAVIGDLYWDPVMIPAPGVGWEVGEPNFVSNTTLFDFSGKALPALKAYRYNIDGGR